The following coding sequences are from one Caminibacter pacificus window:
- the secD gene encoding protein translocase subunit SecD — protein MKKLNYRLVIFLLATLFGIAFTIPSFIGKQPRVNLGLDLQGGMYLVLGVKTDEAIKNQIKTIASTIKYISQKKELFIDNLKIHGDKITFELIDKDDMKKMDEELKNIKGIKVQKQVKNGSVYYTISLTPQEIQRTKENAVKIAVQTIRSRLDAFGLAEPSVTRQGKDKIVVELPGIKTQKEKENVKKLISTAAHLELYLVDEEHRATTPAEAKKYGDILLPDKNNPKRMWLLKTPPVLDGSMITDATVGFTQKTNQPAIFFTLNSQGAQIFGDVTGKNVGKRLAIVVDNKVYSAPTIQERIGGGSGQITVGSPEEAHVLAIALRSGSLPAPVVLLEQRSVGASLGADSIRQSMIALISGFVIVVIFMAWYYGLAGIIADIALVTNLFLIIAIMAIFGATLTLPGMAGIVLTVGMAVDANVIINERIRELIRAGKPIKAAIEGGYKNAMSAILDANITTLIAAIALFAYGTGTIKGFAITMAIGILASMLTAILGTHGIWEYLLASGKKITPKHFGMKA, from the coding sequence TGATGAAGCGATAAAAAACCAAATCAAAACAATTGCATCTACAATTAAATACATCAGTCAAAAAAAAGAGCTTTTTATAGATAACCTCAAAATCCACGGAGATAAAATCACTTTCGAGCTTATAGACAAAGACGATATGAAAAAAATGGACGAAGAGCTTAAAAACATAAAAGGTATCAAAGTTCAAAAACAAGTTAAAAACGGAAGCGTTTATTATACGATTTCTTTAACTCCTCAAGAAATCCAAAGAACAAAAGAAAACGCAGTTAAAATTGCCGTACAGACAATCAGAAGCAGACTTGACGCGTTCGGGCTTGCTGAACCGAGTGTTACAAGACAAGGTAAAGATAAGATAGTTGTCGAGCTTCCGGGAATTAAGACTCAAAAAGAGAAAGAAAACGTTAAAAAACTTATCTCAACCGCGGCTCATTTGGAGCTTTATTTGGTGGATGAAGAACATAGAGCCACAACTCCTGCGGAAGCTAAAAAATACGGGGATATATTATTGCCAGATAAAAACAATCCGAAAAGAATGTGGCTTTTGAAAACTCCTCCGGTACTTGACGGGAGTATGATTACGGACGCAACGGTAGGATTTACTCAAAAAACCAATCAACCGGCTATTTTCTTTACGTTAAACTCTCAAGGAGCTCAGATTTTCGGAGACGTTACGGGTAAAAACGTAGGAAAAAGACTTGCAATAGTAGTTGATAACAAAGTATATTCGGCTCCTACTATTCAAGAGAGAATCGGTGGAGGTAGCGGTCAGATTACCGTAGGAAGTCCTGAAGAAGCTCACGTACTTGCTATTGCTCTAAGAAGCGGGTCTTTGCCGGCTCCTGTAGTGTTGTTGGAACAAAGAAGTGTTGGGGCGAGTCTTGGTGCGGATAGTATCAGACAATCTATGATAGCGCTTATCAGCGGATTTGTTATTGTAGTAATTTTTATGGCTTGGTACTATGGACTTGCCGGGATTATTGCGGATATCGCGCTTGTTACGAACCTATTTTTGATTATCGCTATTATGGCGATTTTCGGAGCTACATTAACGCTTCCGGGAATGGCGGGTATCGTTTTAACCGTCGGTATGGCCGTGGATGCCAACGTAATTATTAACGAACGTATAAGAGAGCTCATACGCGCCGGAAAACCAATAAAAGCGGCGATTGAGGGCGGATATAAAAACGCTATGAGTGCGATTTTGGATGCGAACATTACGACTTTGATTGCCGCAATAGCACTTTTTGCATACGGTACCGGAACGATTAAAGGTTTTGCTATTACTATGGCTATCGGTATTTTGGCAAGTATGCTAACGGCAATTTTAGGAACGCACGGAATTTGGGAATATCTGCTTGCAAGCGGTAAAAAAATCACACCAAAACATTTCGGAATGAAGGCTTAA